The Nicotiana tomentosiformis chromosome 2, ASM39032v3, whole genome shotgun sequence genome includes the window ttggagaaaaatgagttcattagaaaaatatttttcaaaatatttaagccaatcaaacatgagaaaattgaaaaatattttttttcatatcAAACATGGAGACTAAAAGTGTACCACTGTATTAGTGCTCCACTTTATTAAAGAATatggactattagtgctccatgtgaaAGAAATATGACTAATTTGAGTTAAAGTCCAAAGATACTAAACTATtttgggtcttttctcacatagTACACGTAGCTACGCCACTGATTTGCAATGGGAACGTTTCATTCCATTTTTCAAATGAGAAGGCATTGATCAATATATTTGAGATCGGATTAGGGACAATAACAGAAATCTGGCATGATGTTAATATTAAAAAATGCATCATTCATGAATAACTCCAAGTTAAAAATCTATAGACTGTCTTTGAGACAGAACATAAATATAAAATCATAactattttcttttttcctttgttCTGTTCACCCACTGTTTTAGTGCAGCTTAGCATCGGCCATGCTCCAGGCATTTAGAGTCTCAATTGTGATTGCTTCTGTGCCATTGTTGAAGGCAAACAAATGTGCCTTATCAAAGATTGCTAATGTTGGATAAACTCTTGATGTAATACATGTTTTTCCTCCAGCACCAAAACTTTCCACTACTGAGTTATCAATCTGCAAATATAACTAAATTGTCAATACACACAAAATATATAACCATGTAAAttaacaaagaataagagagaattCAAGATTCTTTTGAAGAAAGAAAGAGATCTTACCAAACTCCTAAGAGACAACTTCTTATATGCTAAATCTACATCCACATATCCAGCAAACGACGGTTTGTACATAGTTGTTTCATTCTTGAGGGTTGACCTGGTGACACCAACAAATATAATTCAACAAACAAATCAATCAATTGAAGTTAAATAGCCATTTAGCCAATTGCTAGAGATATAAAAACAAGTCTTAACAGAGAATTATGTAAAAAGTTGCAACTTAGTTTATAGTGGGACTGCaatgaacaacaacaacaaactcagtataTTTCCACAGGTGAGcttggggtatggggagggttgTGTGTATATAGACCTTTACCCTACCTAGTGAAGGTAGAGAAGCTGTTTTCAGTACACCCTCGGCTCAGAAAAGGTGAGAGAACAAGAAAATAGAAAGATGTTCATATTTGTTAATGAAGTGGATTTTTTTGTGTGGATTCAGGGTGTTAAGAACGTAAAGAACAAACCTTGAGGCATCAGAGCACATAAGAACCTTGTATTTATCTTGAGCTTTAAAAACTCTAAAGAAAACAGGTGTGTATTCTTCCAAGTTTTTAGAAGCCAAAGTTATGAGTCCAAATGGCCCGAGTCCACCTTGGACTGTTGAACCCTTAATGAAGCATACATCTTGCGCGTAAAGATCAGCCCAACTAGGATCAAATGGCTCTGCCTTGTCCAAACTTGCGAACGAGAAAGTCACTTCAACATCAGCCTGCAATTTTCATGAATGCTCTAAGTCAGACTTAGTTTGTCTTTCTTGTCTCAAATATAAgtataaaaatgaaaaaaatgaagtCCAAACCTGTGCAACTGTGATTCCTTTGACCTCAATCTTTTCTCCCTTGTACAACTTGTGATTACTTAGTTGGACCTTTTCCTTTCTTAGAGTTTCTAATTCTTTAACAGGCCATTGAACCAATTGCTTTCCACTTGGATCAAGCCATAGTTTGCGAGGGATAGGGTGGACTCCGGCCCATCCTTTCCTGACATCGTCATCAACAGTATCTGATTCATTAGCCCAACCCAACATAATTCTTCGATTCTTGCTAGGGTCATAGAATGATTTGGACGCATAATAATTACCATAGTCAAGTCTTAATCCCTTCCAACCATCAACAGAAGTGTTATCTGGAATATACCTATCTTTTTTGGTGTCATAGGTACCGACTGTGTAGTACTCAAACCTCGTAacatcaagactaaccttaagaACATGCTTAATGTATTCACCATTGTATGAGGTATCCAAACCATTTGTATGCTTTAATGACACTGGGAAAAAATCAGGGCATTCCCAATTTCCAGTATTGGTAGCTGTATGAAGTGGATGTTTGGCTTTGGTCCATTTCATGAAGTCCTTACTTCTGTACAATATTGCCTTTCCTCTATGATTCCTCACACTCCCAACCAAGATTCTCCAATGACCATCTCGGCCCATCCAAGCTGTCGTTGGGTCGCGAAATTGAGTTTTGTTGATGCTCATGTCAGCAACGATTAACGGATTGTTATCGGGCTTGATCCATTTACGGAGATATGGATCAGACAAGTTAGCCGGGATCGCGTAGTTTTGGACTTGTGTCCTGTTAGCATCTACAATTCCAGTGTAGAGAATAATAGGCTTATTGCCTGGCAAAATTGTAGCTGAACCTGACCATGTTCCAAACTTGTCAAATATTTTGGAAGGGTAAATAGCAGGCTCAAGTGGTATCCAATTAATCAAATCTGTTGAGACTGAATGGGCCCAAACTATGTTGCCCCAAACTGCTCCTTTTGGGTTGTATTGGTAGAATAGATGGTACACTCCATTGTAATACATTGGGCCTGTTGAGAACAAAAGTAACAGAGTAAAAGGTAATGAGTAAATGAAATTTCATTATGGCTAGTATTAGGAAAAAAAAATATAGTACACAAGAAAATTCTGACTCACCATTTGGATCTGTTGTTTGTTTGAAGCATCCAAGAAACCatgaaaaaaatggaaaaaatcgaGATTGATTAGAAAAATACAATTAAAAATACATTCGAGACACATATATAGCAAGAAACCACACCTTAATTGTaggatattaaaaaaaaattgtgaaaCCTAAAGGGAGCATAAACAGAGAAATTATCATCTAGTTATTTAAGTATCTAGATGAAGAATGCACATATTTTGAAGTTTTGATGGAAGTTTTGATGCAGACCCCAATAACTAATTGATGGAGTAAATGAAAGGTGAAAATACAGAACTCTAGGAATTGCAAAAAGATTAGTGGTCTTTTTCTAGTTCAACATAGAACTAACTCTTATCCTATTTTTTGTGAGTTTCTGAAGGGAACCAACTCATGCAAGCACCATAACTTCAAATTGCAAACATTCCTTAACTACGAAACCAAAAGGCACCACACCCCTTGTCCAAGAatgttaaaaagaagaaaaaatttaCAGTGGATCCAAGAAATGACGAAGAACAATAAACTCAGTGTAATCTCATGAAATAGGGTTTGAGGAGGGTAGGGTGTATGCAAACATTACTCCTACCTTTGTGAAGATATAAAGACTCTTTTCGATAGACTCTCCGctcaagaaaaaaatataaaaaaagcaGAAAGAACAAGTCGTAACGACAATAAGAATAGATGATAGTATAATCGAAGCGAAAGAAATAATATATAATAAAAGAAATCGGTGTGTAAGAAGATACGAAAATACGAGACTAATACTATTGATACCGGCCTAGAAATGAGACGCGCATGCCTATCTACTAGCCTTTTACCCTAATTctcaacctccacaccctcctattaAGGTCATGTAATACCTAATCACTTTTTCTCAATTCTTCTTACACCTACCTCTATCCCTCCTCAGCCTCACCAGGCCAACCCCTCACAAATgatgaaatattttattattttgaagtAACTGAATTATAATAAAGCAACATGTTCGATATATGTAGTAAAAAAGAAGTCAAAGATACAACaatcaaagaaaaaaaattaaatgaagACAAAAGATGACCAGAAGTTTGATAACCGACATGCCCGAAGACTTCCTTACAAGTTGCCATTGTTGTCCAAAGTCATTTGGATTTTTCTTTATTCCTCACAGAGAAAGAAAATTAAATGAGGGTCGTTTTCTGGTTCTTTACTTTCTCTCTTTCTGATTGTAACAAcaatgattattattattattattattattattattattattattattattatttgtgtgGAATTTTACGTGTTACTTCagcaaagaaaaaagaagaagagagaattCTACGTGTTACAGATAGTGAGATAGATACATGGATTGTCAAGAGAAGAAACAAAATCTGAACTTCAAACATTTATGGTTAAAACTTCCTTTTTAGCTTTACGTCACATGTTTTGGCTCTATATTTCACGTACTTTAGGGCATTTTGGCTTCTATATCACTTCACATCCA containing:
- the LOC104096351 gene encoding beta-fructofuranosidase, insoluble isoenzyme 1, with the protein product MEFLRNSSLWALQILLLYFFAFVSNNGGVDASHKVYMHLQSTSSANVKNVHRTGYHFQPPKNWINDPNGPMYYNGVYHLFYQYNPKGAVWGNIVWAHSVSTDLINWIPLEPAIYPSKIFDKFGTWSGSATILPGNKPIILYTGIVDANRTQVQNYAIPANLSDPYLRKWIKPDNNPLIVADMSINKTQFRDPTTAWMGRDGHWRILVGSVRNHRGKAILYRSKDFMKWTKAKHPLHTATNTGNWECPDFFPVSLKHTNGLDTSYNGEYIKHVLKVSLDVTRFEYYTVGTYDTKKDRYIPDNTSVDGWKGLRLDYGNYYASKSFYDPSKNRRIMLGWANESDTVDDDVRKGWAGVHPIPRKLWLDPSGKQLVQWPVKELETLRKEKVQLSNHKLYKGEKIEVKGITVAQADVEVTFSFASLDKAEPFDPSWADLYAQDVCFIKGSTVQGGLGPFGLITLASKNLEEYTPVFFRVFKAQDKYKVLMCSDASRSTLKNETTMYKPSFAGYVDVDLAYKKLSLRSLIDNSVVESFGAGGKTCITSRVYPTLAIFDKAHLFAFNNGTEAITIETLNAWSMADAKLH